One stretch of Chryseobacterium indologenes DNA includes these proteins:
- a CDS encoding YggS family pyridoxal phosphate-dependent enzyme encodes MNIKENYKTIQDQLPSDVQLVAVSKTHPVSAIQEVYDLGQRVFGENKVQEIMEKAPLLPQDIQWHLIGHLQTNKVKYIAPFIDTIQSVDSEKLLAEINKEAGKNNRNLKVLLQVKIAAEESKFGLEISEAKALFQQYIDGNFPHIEITGLMGMATFTDNEPQIRKEFLTLKMLFDELNQLKPLKTLSMGMSDDFPVAIECGANSVRVGSAIFGRRDYSQ; translated from the coding sequence ATGAATATTAAAGAAAATTATAAAACGATACAAGATCAGCTCCCTTCAGATGTACAGCTGGTTGCCGTTTCCAAAACGCATCCGGTTTCTGCTATTCAGGAGGTCTATGATCTTGGGCAGAGAGTCTTTGGAGAAAACAAAGTGCAGGAAATAATGGAAAAAGCACCTCTCCTGCCTCAGGACATTCAGTGGCATCTGATTGGACATCTGCAAACCAATAAAGTAAAATATATTGCTCCGTTCATAGATACCATCCAAAGTGTGGATTCAGAAAAACTATTGGCTGAAATCAACAAAGAGGCAGGCAAAAACAATAGAAATCTTAAAGTATTACTTCAGGTAAAAATTGCAGCTGAAGAAAGTAAATTCGGACTTGAAATTTCAGAAGCAAAAGCCCTTTTTCAACAATATATTGATGGAAATTTCCCACATATTGAAATTACAGGTTTGATGGGAATGGCAACTTTTACAGATAATGAACCACAGATCAGAAAAGAATTTTTAACTTTAAAAATGCTTTTTGATGAATTAAATCAACTAAAACCTTTAAAAACCTTATCAATGGGAATGAGTGATGATTTCCCTGTCGCTATTGAATGTGGTGCTAATTCTGTAAGAGTGGGATCTGCCATTTTTGGAAGAAGAGACTATTCCCAATAG
- a CDS encoding polysaccharide deacetylase family protein has protein sequence MRKIFAGKSTNKAFLGMFALMSATSVVLNSCNFKNDVNETLSSQEHPTAKTAPKTEDESEDSDKRVIYLTFDDGPNQGTENLLKILGKRNVCATAFLVGRHAYGSTKQKNDFKLLKDNPLIELANHSFTHAHNKYSDFYKSADAVVRDFDIAKDSLKLHDKIARTPGRNIWRLNTINVTDIKSSTAAADGLKRAGYKVIGWDLEWRPTHKMTLKGSHEAMLKKVDSIFLNDLEKTSRHLVFLTHDQYLRDTDSINELDLFIEKLQKSNKFVFRKISQYPKINEILN, from the coding sequence ATGAGAAAAATTTTTGCGGGAAAGTCAACAAATAAGGCTTTTCTCGGGATGTTTGCATTGATGAGTGCAACTTCAGTAGTATTAAACAGCTGTAATTTTAAAAATGATGTGAACGAAACGCTGAGTTCACAGGAACATCCTACCGCAAAAACGGCTCCCAAAACGGAAGATGAAAGTGAAGATTCGGACAAAAGAGTGATCTATCTTACTTTTGACGATGGTCCCAACCAGGGAACTGAAAACCTTTTAAAAATTCTTGGCAAAAGAAATGTGTGTGCCACAGCTTTTTTAGTTGGAAGGCATGCTTACGGAAGTACAAAACAAAAAAATGACTTTAAGCTTTTAAAAGATAATCCTCTGATCGAACTGGCTAACCACAGCTTTACCCATGCTCACAATAAATACTCTGATTTTTATAAAAGTGCAGATGCTGTTGTCCGCGATTTTGATATCGCTAAAGACAGCCTGAAACTTCATGATAAAATAGCAAGAACTCCCGGAAGAAACATCTGGAGACTTAACACTATTAACGTAACGGATATTAAAAGCTCCACAGCGGCTGCAGATGGTCTTAAAAGAGCGGGATACAAAGTTATTGGCTGGGATCTGGAATGGAGACCCACTCACAAGATGACGCTGAAAGGGAGCCATGAAGCTATGCTGAAAAAAGTAGACAGTATCTTTCTTAATGATCTTGAAAAAACTTCCAGACACCTTGTTTTCCTCACCCATGACCAATATCTGAGAGATACCGATTCTATTAACGAATTGGATTTGTTTATTGAAAAACTCCAGAAAAGCAACAAATTTGTTTTCAGAAAGATCTCACAATATCCAAAGATCAATGAAATATTAAACTAG
- a CDS encoding DUF72 domain-containing protein, which translates to MKKENLYIGCSGFYNNDWKGSLYPENTPSKDFLSLYAQTFNAVEINSTFYRIPTAKTLLKWHDETPQAFRFFIKIPKAITHQKRLTDSKDEITIFCQHIHEHLQQKLSGFLYQFPPSFKNTPENRDLIIKNIDTRFLNVIEFRHESWWQQEIFDLLRGNNIVFSGISFPGKFSEDIIINHSQVMYYRLHGKPVLYKSEYSEDFLNNLAKTLVDIQQTVFIFFNNTWGTAAIKNAIYLKSILK; encoded by the coding sequence ATGAAAAAAGAAAATCTTTACATAGGATGTTCAGGGTTTTATAATAATGACTGGAAAGGGTCTTTATATCCTGAGAATACCCCCAGTAAAGATTTTCTTTCTTTATATGCACAAACTTTTAATGCTGTAGAGATCAATTCCACATTTTATAGAATTCCTACTGCAAAAACGCTTTTAAAATGGCACGATGAAACTCCACAAGCTTTCAGGTTTTTTATCAAGATTCCGAAAGCTATTACCCATCAAAAGCGTCTCACAGATTCAAAGGATGAGATTACTATTTTCTGCCAACACATCCATGAGCATCTTCAGCAAAAACTTTCCGGGTTCTTATATCAATTTCCACCTTCTTTTAAAAACACTCCGGAAAATAGAGACCTGATTATCAAAAATATTGACACCCGATTTTTAAATGTCATTGAATTCCGTCACGAATCCTGGTGGCAACAGGAAATTTTCGATCTGTTAAGAGGCAATAATATTGTTTTTTCAGGGATCAGCTTTCCGGGAAAATTTTCTGAAGACATCATCATTAATCACTCCCAGGTAATGTATTACAGACTTCACGGGAAACCGGTATTATATAAATCCGAGTACAGCGAAGATTTTCTTAACAACCTGGCAAAAACCCTTGTTGATATCCAACAAACCGTATTTATATTCTTCAATAATACATGGGGAACTGCTGCAATAAAAAATGCAATATATCTGAAAAGCATTTTAAAATAA
- a CDS encoding heavy metal translocating P-type ATPase, whose protein sequence is MEQQYKILGMTCSGCQKKISNQLNSIKGVTADVNLENNTATITSDDAIALSVLNDSLAEIGKYRLENPNTPEKAFIKPQDRVSPSSVYYCPMECEGDKVYFKQGERCPVCNMYLVPIEEKLAKDPNHKPAYSTTNLPESFKDSVGKYYCPMFCEGDQVYDEKGDCPVCHMYLEEISEEMAKNVVSQHGHSHSHSHSHSHSHAHNHEAPKVTDEMAGRYYCPMYCEGDKTYDSNVGCPVCGMDLVKYPEKKTAKYTCPMHPEIISDEPGSCPICGMDLVKMPDSGDDEEDETYNLLKRKFLISLAFTVPVFILSMGGMFIDFPFPHQIQGFIELALTLPVMFYSGWFLLKRGWVSFKTWNLNMFSLIALGVAAAFIFSITALAFPDIIPHEIRGHNHEIPLYFEAVCVILTLVILGQLMEAAAHKKTGNAIKELMNLSPDEANLMVNGEEKRVLLSQVKIGDLLKVKPGEKIPVDGKITEGNSIVDESMITGEPVPVEKTVDDKVSSGTINGNQVFIMKAEKVGDETLLSQIIKMVNEASRSRAPIQKLTDKVSKVFVPVVILIAVLTFILWQFFGPEGKRSLFAFVNAVAVLIVACPCALGLATPMSLMVGIGKGAKNGILIKNAEALEQMNKVNVLITDKTGTLTEGKPSVEHIETVSNEDKDQILKLAFSLNQNSEHPLSNAVIKRAKDENISAEKVDHFENISGKGVKGKISGKTVYLGNENLLTSHHIQIPNALKQKAIEVQSKAHTISYVAQDQNVLGFVSFTDKIKASSKKAVERLMSEGVDIIMMTGDNEHTAKAVAEELGIKHFKANCLPEDKLNEVKKLQQQGKVVAMTGDGINDSPALAQSDIGIAMGTGTDVAIESAEITLLKGDILGVAKAKLLSEKLLKNIKENLFFAFIYNVLGIPVAAGLLYPFFGILLSPMIAAAAMSVSSLSVILNSLRLNSVDLEIK, encoded by the coding sequence ATGGAACAACAGTATAAAATACTCGGAATGACCTGTTCCGGTTGTCAGAAAAAAATATCTAATCAACTGAACAGCATTAAAGGAGTTACAGCCGATGTAAATCTGGAAAACAATACCGCTACGATCACTTCTGATGACGCAATTGCTCTTTCTGTTTTAAACGATTCCTTAGCGGAAATAGGAAAATACCGCCTTGAGAACCCTAATACACCTGAAAAAGCTTTCATAAAGCCCCAGGATCGTGTGTCCCCATCGTCAGTATATTACTGCCCGATGGAATGCGAAGGAGATAAAGTATATTTCAAACAGGGAGAAAGATGTCCGGTATGCAATATGTATCTTGTTCCGATAGAAGAAAAATTGGCAAAAGACCCTAATCACAAACCGGCTTATTCAACTACGAATCTTCCGGAAAGCTTTAAGGACAGTGTTGGAAAATACTATTGCCCTATGTTCTGTGAAGGAGATCAGGTCTATGATGAAAAAGGAGACTGCCCCGTATGTCACATGTATTTGGAAGAAATTTCTGAAGAGATGGCTAAAAATGTAGTTTCACAGCATGGTCACTCACACTCACACTCACACTCACACTCACACTCACATGCTCATAATCATGAAGCCCCTAAGGTTACTGATGAAATGGCAGGAAGATATTACTGTCCGATGTACTGTGAAGGAGATAAAACCTACGATTCCAATGTAGGATGTCCGGTTTGCGGAATGGATCTGGTGAAATATCCAGAAAAGAAAACAGCAAAATACACTTGTCCGATGCACCCAGAAATCATCAGTGATGAGCCGGGAAGCTGCCCAATCTGCGGGATGGATTTGGTGAAAATGCCTGACAGCGGAGATGATGAAGAAGATGAAACGTACAATCTTCTGAAAAGAAAGTTTCTGATTTCATTAGCATTTACCGTTCCGGTTTTCATCCTATCCATGGGCGGGATGTTTATTGATTTTCCGTTTCCACACCAGATTCAAGGCTTTATTGAATTGGCGTTAACGCTCCCGGTCATGTTTTATTCCGGCTGGTTCTTGTTAAAAAGAGGCTGGGTTTCATTCAAAACATGGAATCTGAATATGTTTAGCTTAATTGCACTGGGAGTAGCGGCTGCATTTATTTTCAGTATTACAGCATTAGCTTTTCCTGATATTATTCCTCATGAGATCCGTGGACATAATCATGAAATCCCATTATATTTTGAGGCAGTCTGTGTTATTCTGACTCTTGTTATTCTGGGACAGTTGATGGAAGCTGCCGCTCATAAAAAAACAGGAAATGCCATTAAGGAATTAATGAACCTATCACCCGATGAAGCAAATCTAATGGTGAATGGTGAAGAAAAACGAGTCTTGCTTTCTCAGGTAAAAATTGGGGATCTTTTAAAAGTAAAGCCGGGTGAAAAAATTCCGGTTGACGGAAAGATCACAGAAGGAAACTCTATTGTAGATGAAAGTATGATTACCGGAGAACCTGTTCCCGTTGAGAAAACGGTGGATGATAAAGTTTCATCAGGAACTATCAACGGAAATCAGGTATTCATCATGAAGGCTGAAAAAGTAGGTGATGAAACCTTACTTTCGCAAATTATCAAAATGGTGAATGAAGCAAGCCGAAGCAGGGCTCCGATTCAAAAATTAACAGATAAAGTATCAAAAGTTTTTGTACCTGTCGTAATTCTTATCGCCGTTCTTACTTTTATTTTGTGGCAGTTTTTCGGGCCAGAAGGAAAAAGGAGCTTATTCGCTTTCGTCAATGCTGTGGCCGTTTTAATTGTTGCCTGTCCATGTGCCTTAGGTCTCGCCACTCCGATGTCTTTAATGGTGGGAATTGGAAAAGGAGCTAAAAATGGTATTCTGATCAAAAATGCGGAAGCTCTTGAGCAAATGAATAAGGTAAACGTTCTGATTACTGATAAAACAGGAACATTAACGGAAGGAAAACCTTCTGTAGAGCATATAGAAACAGTTAGCAATGAAGATAAAGACCAGATTCTAAAATTGGCTTTTTCACTGAATCAAAACTCTGAACACCCGCTTTCCAATGCAGTTATCAAAAGGGCAAAGGATGAAAATATATCTGCTGAGAAAGTGGATCATTTTGAAAATATCTCAGGAAAAGGGGTAAAAGGAAAGATCAGTGGAAAAACAGTGTACCTTGGAAATGAAAACCTGTTAACATCCCACCATATCCAGATTCCCAATGCATTAAAGCAAAAAGCAATAGAAGTACAATCAAAAGCACATACAATTTCTTATGTTGCACAAGATCAGAATGTACTGGGATTTGTCAGTTTTACGGATAAAATTAAAGCAAGCTCTAAAAAAGCAGTAGAACGATTAATGAGCGAAGGGGTTGACATCATTATGATGACCGGTGACAATGAACATACCGCAAAAGCTGTTGCTGAAGAACTAGGCATCAAACATTTTAAAGCAAACTGCCTGCCTGAAGATAAACTCAATGAAGTAAAAAAACTACAACAACAGGGTAAAGTTGTCGCGATGACAGGAGACGGAATTAATGATTCCCCTGCTCTTGCCCAGTCGGATATCGGTATCGCCATGGGAACCGGAACCGATGTAGCTATTGAAAGTGCAGAAATTACATTATTAAAAGGAGATATTTTAGGAGTAGCAAAAGCAAAATTGCTAAGTGAAAAACTTCTTAAAAACATTAAAGAAAATTTATTTTTTGCCTTTATTTATAATGTTTTAGGAATTCCGGTTGCGGCAGGATTATTGTATCCATTTTTTGGAATTCTGCTATCACCGATGATTGCCGCCGCTGCGATGAGCGTAAGTTCATTATCTGTAATTCTGAATTCATTGAGATTAAATTCAGTAGATCTGGAGATAAAATAA
- a CDS encoding helix-turn-helix domain-containing protein → MKIFIKNMVCNRCIAAVETIFNDADIKTSSVILGEVETSSEVSPTIMQSIEEKLLATGFERIMDSSHQLIEKIKNLVIIKISEVDIDEDFLLSEFLSSKLHKDYSSLSKTFSQNENITLEQFFILQKIEKVKELLLYNEFNLTEIAGKLGYKSVQHLSTQFRNVTGFTPTEFKKLKDHHRKPLDNL, encoded by the coding sequence ATGAAGATCTTCATAAAGAATATGGTTTGCAACAGGTGTATTGCTGCAGTAGAAACCATCTTTAATGATGCAGATATAAAGACCAGCTCTGTTATTTTGGGAGAAGTAGAAACATCCTCAGAAGTTTCCCCAACAATCATGCAATCCATTGAAGAAAAACTGCTGGCAACCGGTTTTGAAAGAATCATGGACTCATCACATCAGCTTATTGAAAAAATCAAAAATCTCGTGATTATAAAAATCAGTGAAGTTGATATTGATGAAGACTTTCTTCTTTCCGAGTTTTTAAGCTCAAAACTGCATAAAGATTACAGTTCTCTTTCAAAAACATTCTCACAGAATGAAAATATAACCCTGGAGCAGTTTTTCATCCTTCAAAAAATAGAAAAAGTAAAGGAGCTGCTTTTATACAATGAATTCAATCTTACGGAAATTGCAGGAAAACTGGGCTATAAAAGTGTTCAGCATCTTTCTACCCAATTCCGTAATGTTACCGGATTCACCCCTACAGAATTCAAAAAATTAAAAGATCATCACAGAAAACCTCTGGATAACCTTTAA
- a CDS encoding acyl-CoA thioesterase, protein MNYHTRKWVKPEDLNPNHSLFGGRLLQWIDEEAALYAIIQLENTKVVTKFISEINFVSSAKQGDIIEIGIEATHFGSSSITLRCDVRNKMTHQTIITVDKIVMVNLDSEGNPAPHGKTRIEFVKDRLNSEL, encoded by the coding sequence ATGAACTATCATACTAGAAAATGGGTAAAGCCCGAAGATTTAAATCCTAATCACTCTCTTTTCGGAGGAAGACTTTTACAATGGATTGATGAAGAAGCAGCGTTATATGCAATCATCCAGTTAGAAAATACCAAAGTCGTTACCAAATTTATCTCAGAAATCAATTTTGTAAGCTCGGCAAAACAGGGAGATATTATAGAAATAGGGATTGAAGCCACACACTTTGGCTCCTCTTCTATTACTTTAAGGTGCGATGTCCGTAATAAAATGACCCATCAAACGATTATCACTGTTGATAAAATCGTAATGGTTAATTTGGACAGTGAAGGAAATCCAGCTCCTCATGGCAAAACCCGCATTGAATTTGTAAAAGACAGGTTAAACAGCGAATTATGA
- a CDS encoding DUF6157 family protein gives MKQHSTNYLNTFIEVAEDCPVSKAQIPPEKKEKTLANLQYEKISKNPYQYSSDDIIFECYAFKNDIAENKQQEERDKFFSKGQACLRSSPLAKRYGFGFHHNKAGKVALYPVESEEYQKAVKRSWYYEDKGNAVQKKMIEKMNNSFQINKYYSFDNPGF, from the coding sequence ATGAAACAACACTCCACCAATTACCTCAATACTTTTATAGAAGTTGCAGAAGATTGCCCTGTTTCTAAGGCACAGATTCCTCCTGAAAAGAAAGAAAAGACATTAGCCAATCTTCAATATGAAAAAATTAGTAAAAATCCTTATCAATACTCTTCTGATGATATTATTTTTGAGTGCTATGCCTTTAAGAATGATATTGCAGAAAACAAACAACAAGAAGAAAGAGACAAGTTCTTTTCCAAAGGTCAGGCCTGCCTGCGATCCTCCCCTTTAGCCAAAAGATATGGATTCGGTTTCCACCATAATAAAGCAGGAAAAGTTGCCTTGTATCCTGTAGAAAGCGAGGAATATCAAAAAGCTGTTAAACGATCCTGGTATTACGAAGACAAAGGCAATGCGGTCCAAAAGAAAATGATTGAGAAAATGAATAATTCTTTTCAGATCAATAAATACTATTCTTTTGATAACCCCGGCTTTTAA
- a CDS encoding RNA recognition motif domain-containing protein, with translation MNIFVSNINYATKEYELHDLFAEFGDVSSAKIVTDRETGRSRGFGFIEMGDAEGQQAIEALNQKEFNGKTLNVSEAKPREEKPRRSFDNNRGGGYGGNNRGNGGGYGGGNRGGNGGGNRW, from the coding sequence ATGAACATTTTTGTTTCAAACATCAATTACGCAACTAAAGAGTATGAGTTGCACGATCTTTTTGCAGAATTTGGTGATGTATCATCAGCTAAAATCGTAACAGACAGAGAAACTGGCCGTTCTAGAGGTTTTGGTTTCATCGAGATGGGTGATGCAGAAGGGCAGCAGGCTATTGAAGCTCTTAATCAAAAAGAATTCAACGGAAAAACATTAAACGTATCTGAAGCTAAGCCAAGAGAAGAGAAGCCAAGAAGAAGCTTCGACAACAACAGAGGCGGAGGTTACGGTGGTAACAACCGTGGAAATGGCGGTGGCTACGGCGGTGGAAATCGTGGTGGTAACGGCGGTGGAAATCGTTGGTAA
- a CDS encoding BlaI/MecI/CopY family transcriptional regulator: protein MKINHLTAAEENFMKLFWKMESFYLKDVMEQHPEPKPHQNTVSTYLKILVEKGYLSTEKEGRIFKYTVLVPFEEYRKFLLKELTHNFFNDSGKEILEFLFSEKLLTQDDLKGYFDLKIEIKPTKIEDPKFEVADEILNPKKEKKVKISKDKDKDKDKDKDKKKKKKKS from the coding sequence ATGAAAATCAATCATCTTACCGCCGCAGAAGAAAACTTTATGAAGCTGTTTTGGAAAATGGAATCTTTCTACCTGAAGGACGTTATGGAGCAGCATCCGGAACCTAAACCACACCAAAACACGGTTTCCACATATTTGAAAATATTAGTTGAAAAAGGGTATTTATCTACTGAAAAAGAAGGTCGAATCTTCAAGTATACGGTACTTGTTCCGTTTGAAGAATACAGAAAATTTCTGTTAAAAGAACTTACACACAATTTTTTCAATGATTCAGGAAAGGAAATTCTTGAATTTTTGTTTAGTGAAAAATTGCTTACACAGGATGATCTTAAGGGCTATTTTGATCTTAAAATTGAGATTAAGCCAACGAAAATTGAGGATCCAAAGTTTGAGGTTGCCGATGAGATATTAAATCCTAAGAAAGAGAAAAAGGTAAAAATCAGCAAAGACAAAGACAAAGACAAAGACAAAGACAAAGACAAAAAGAAGAAGAAAAAGAAATCATAA
- a CDS encoding phosphatase PAP2 family protein, with translation MEEKKSSLLYKTSKVISDFFNPLVSLIIFFVYMSIREYNLKESLFYFLPILLMIIVPVIIWLIWNVKTGRYTNMDVSNRIQRKTLYIFIAACIIIYLVFNYFKNGYIDLVTLFILILLFALQISNFFIKSSMHTAFNIFVAALFFTLDWKMGLIWLGVASLVGITRIILKRHTVKEVFMGAGIAFMVSFIYLYCNIQFQH, from the coding sequence ATGGAAGAAAAAAAATCTTCGCTTCTCTACAAAACCTCAAAGGTTATCTCAGATTTCTTCAATCCACTGGTTTCTCTGATTATCTTTTTTGTGTATATGAGCATCAGGGAGTATAACCTTAAGGAATCCCTCTTTTATTTTCTGCCTATATTGTTAATGATTATTGTTCCGGTGATTATATGGCTGATATGGAATGTAAAAACAGGGAGATATACTAATATGGATGTTTCCAACCGGATACAGAGAAAAACACTATATATATTTATTGCAGCCTGTATTATTATTTACCTTGTATTCAATTATTTCAAAAATGGATATATTGATCTGGTTACACTTTTTATTTTAATCTTGCTTTTTGCTCTTCAGATCAGCAATTTTTTCATCAAAAGTTCTATGCATACCGCATTTAATATATTTGTAGCTGCATTATTTTTCACCCTAGACTGGAAAATGGGTCTTATATGGCTTGGGGTTGCCAGCCTGGTAGGCATTACCAGAATTATTTTAAAAAGGCATACGGTAAAAGAAGTATTTATGGGAGCTGGAATAGCTTTTATGGTATCTTTTATTTATCTTTATTGCAATATACAATTTCAACATTAG
- the pdhA gene encoding pyruvate dehydrogenase (acetyl-transferring) E1 component subunit alpha produces MKEFSKEVYLKWYEDMTMWRRFEDKCRSLYLKQKIRGFLHLYNGQEAIPAGFTHAMDLTKDSMITAYRCHIHPMAMGVDPKRIMAELCGKATGTSGGMGGSMHIFSKEHRFYGGHGIVGGQIPLGAGIAFADKYFDRKAVNICFFGDGAARQGSLHETFNMAMNWKLPVVFVVENNQYAMGTSVKRTANHEDIYKLGLGYEMPCLAVDAMDPVKVAEAAYEAIERARRGDGPTFIEARTYRYRGHSMSDAEPYRSKEEVAIHKNDDPIELVKHRILENGWATEAELETIDNKSRDFVEECIEFMENSPYPDAEKIYEYVYAQEDYPFLDKLEN; encoded by the coding sequence ATGAAAGAATTTTCTAAAGAGGTATACCTGAAGTGGTATGAAGATATGACAATGTGGAGAAGGTTTGAAGACAAATGCCGTTCTCTTTACCTAAAACAAAAGATCAGAGGATTTTTACATTTGTATAATGGTCAGGAAGCAATCCCTGCCGGATTTACACATGCAATGGATCTTACAAAAGACAGTATGATCACTGCTTACAGATGTCACATCCATCCAATGGCAATGGGAGTAGATCCTAAAAGAATCATGGCTGAACTTTGTGGTAAAGCTACAGGTACATCCGGAGGTATGGGTGGATCTATGCACATTTTCAGTAAAGAGCACCGTTTCTACGGAGGTCATGGTATTGTTGGAGGACAGATTCCTTTGGGAGCAGGTATTGCTTTTGCAGATAAATATTTCGACAGAAAAGCTGTAAACATCTGTTTCTTCGGAGATGGTGCTGCAAGACAAGGTTCATTACATGAAACATTCAACATGGCTATGAACTGGAAACTTCCTGTAGTATTTGTGGTAGAAAACAACCAATACGCAATGGGAACTTCTGTAAAAAGAACTGCTAACCATGAAGATATCTATAAATTAGGATTAGGGTACGAAATGCCTTGTCTTGCTGTAGATGCAATGGATCCTGTAAAAGTAGCAGAAGCTGCTTACGAAGCAATTGAAAGAGCTAGAAGAGGAGATGGACCGACATTCATTGAAGCAAGAACATATCGTTATAGAGGTCACTCTATGTCTGATGCTGAGCCTTACAGATCCAAAGAAGAAGTAGCTATTCATAAGAATGATGACCCAATTGAATTGGTAAAACACAGAATTCTTGAAAACGGATGGGCTACAGAAGCTGAATTGGAAACTATAGATAACAAATCAAGAGACTTTGTTGAAGAATGCATCGAATTTATGGAGAATTCTCCATATCCAGACGCTGAGAAAATCTATGAGTATGTGTATGCTCAGGAAGATTATCCATTCTTAGACAAATTAGAAAACTAA